The proteins below are encoded in one region of Rhodoluna lacicola:
- a CDS encoding biotin transporter BioY: MSVLTINRNTIVDLVVPRSAAADVALITAGAALTAVAAQISIPASPVPFTLQTLVVLLVGASLGSVRGALSMALYAVLGVVGLPVFAPLKDGSHAVGLQAVMGATFGFVIGFIAAAFVVGRLAERNWSSHAVKMFVSYAVGSIVIYAFGIPVLAAVATGGDIAIAAGIMTPFLVWDAVKAIIAAALLPLAWAGIKKLQG, encoded by the coding sequence ATGTCTGTTCTTACTATTAACCGCAACACGATTGTTGATCTTGTTGTGCCAAGAAGTGCCGCTGCCGATGTTGCTCTGATTACCGCTGGTGCAGCGCTCACCGCGGTGGCCGCTCAAATTTCAATTCCCGCATCTCCGGTGCCATTTACCCTGCAGACCCTGGTAGTGCTTCTTGTTGGTGCCTCACTGGGTTCTGTCCGAGGCGCCCTTTCAATGGCCCTGTACGCAGTTCTAGGCGTAGTTGGTTTGCCAGTTTTTGCTCCACTCAAGGACGGCTCACACGCGGTTGGGCTACAGGCAGTGATGGGGGCAACCTTTGGTTTCGTAATTGGATTTATCGCGGCTGCGTTCGTAGTTGGCCGATTGGCTGAACGCAATTGGAGCTCACACGCAGTGAAGATGTTTGTGAGCTATGCAGTTGGTTCAATTGTCATTTATGCCTTTGGAATCCCAGTGCTTGCAGCTGTTGCAACCGGAGGAGACATTGCGATTGCCGCTGGCATTATGACCCCGTTCTTGGTGTGGGATGCGGTCAAAGCCATCATCGCCGCCGCCTTGCTGCCACTAGCGTGGGCAGGCATCAAAAAACTGCAGGGCTAA
- the sufC gene encoding Fe-S cluster assembly ATPase SufC, which produces MAKLEIKNLHVTVDTEQGTKEILKGVDLVINSGESHAIMGPNGSGKSTLAYTIAGHPKYTVTQGEILLDGEDVLEMSVDERARAGLFLAMQYPVEIPGVSVSNFLRTAKTAIDGEAPALRTWIKDVKGAMDNLKMDSTFTERNVNEGFSGGEKKRHEILQMELLKPKFAVLDETDSGLDVDALKIVSEGVNRAKESNEFGLLLITHYTRILKYIKPDFVHVFVAGKIAEQGGAELADRLEAEGYDRYVLA; this is translated from the coding sequence ATGGCAAAGCTAGAAATCAAGAACCTGCACGTGACCGTAGACACAGAGCAAGGAACCAAGGAAATTCTCAAGGGAGTTGACCTGGTAATCAACAGCGGTGAGAGCCACGCCATCATGGGCCCAAACGGTTCTGGTAAGTCAACCTTGGCCTACACAATCGCCGGGCACCCAAAATACACCGTCACCCAGGGGGAGATTCTTCTAGACGGCGAGGACGTTCTTGAGATGAGCGTTGATGAGCGAGCTCGCGCAGGTTTGTTCCTGGCCATGCAGTATCCGGTAGAAATTCCTGGCGTTTCGGTTTCAAATTTCCTACGCACCGCCAAGACAGCAATTGATGGCGAAGCCCCTGCACTGCGTACCTGGATCAAGGACGTAAAGGGCGCAATGGATAACCTAAAGATGGACTCCACCTTCACCGAGCGAAACGTAAACGAAGGTTTCTCTGGCGGTGAAAAGAAGCGTCACGAGATTCTGCAGATGGAACTACTTAAGCCGAAATTTGCCGTACTTGATGAGACTGACTCAGGTCTTGACGTTGATGCACTGAAGATTGTTTCCGAAGGTGTTAATCGTGCCAAGGAATCAAACGAATTTGGTTTGCTTCTAATCACCCACTACACCCGAATCTTGAAGTACATCAAGCCAGACTTCGTGCACGTTTTTGTTGCTGGCAAGATTGCAGAGCAGGGTGGCGCAGAGCTTGCCGACCGACTCGAGGCCGAGGGCTACGACCGCTACGTATTGGCATAG
- a CDS encoding metal-sulfur cluster assembly factor, with amino-acid sequence MTVTELDPALYDKVIEALKDVIDPEIGVNIVDLGLIYGLQKSEDGNLLINMTLTSAGCPLTDVLEEQTAECLDGVVDAFRINWVWMPPWGPEKITEDGREQMRAIGFSI; translated from the coding sequence ATGACAGTAACCGAACTTGACCCAGCACTCTACGACAAAGTTATCGAGGCGCTAAAAGACGTAATTGACCCTGAAATCGGAGTCAACATTGTTGACCTTGGCTTAATCTATGGACTTCAAAAGTCAGAGGATGGCAATCTACTAATCAACATGACCCTGACTTCAGCCGGGTGCCCACTTACCGATGTTCTCGAAGAGCAGACCGCTGAATGCCTGGACGGAGTCGTCGACGCCTTCAGAATCAACTGGGTCTGGATGCCACCGTGGGGTCCAGAAAAAATCACTGAGGACGGCCGCGAACAAATGAGAGCAATCGGTTTCTCGATTTAA